A region from the Coffea eugenioides isolate CCC68of chromosome 9, Ceug_1.0, whole genome shotgun sequence genome encodes:
- the LOC113782492 gene encoding vicilin-like seed storage protein At2g18540, translated as MAIEKNNFKYQGQVVSTKPVSLSSAAKNLSAFASLEEENGASDAVRVYLKRASDAFNNLVQFHKELKAPHSNRKRKASQPLVVDTKIETLATVDKNPDEEKIKNVKSKGKRKKNRELEVNDEEPLKIEKDKGRIDEVNAVKRSEKKEKHKKNREFEPSTEGLLKIGQEADRLDKVKVQRSSDKNRKDKRAGQSELRNEEREQIEHSPDGVGEERKKKKHDKIVRGEDTEERDEGRNKAKQEIVEVERNIIDGVEGESVKRKDKKKKKKDEGEEDGENVGKKGKKNSQSEVRSEQREQIERSPDSGVGEERKKKKQEKIGRGEDREEIDKVKNNTKQEIVEIERDMDGVEGVTE; from the exons ATGGCGATTGAGAAGAATAACTTTAAG TATCAAGGCCAAGTGGTATCAACAAAGCCAGTCTCTCTATCTTCAGCAGCCAAAAACCTCTCCGCCTTCGCCTCCCTGGAAGAGGAGAACGGAGCTTCCGATGCCGTCCGCGTGTATCTGAAACGCGCTTCTGATGCCTTCAACAACTTGGTTCAATTCCACAAGGAGCTAAAAGCGCCCCATTCGAATCGCAAACGTAAGGCATCTCAACCTCTTGTTGTTGATACAAAGATTGAAACTTTAGCCACCGTTGACAAAAACCCAGATGAAGAAAAGATCAAGAATGTGAAAAGTAAGGGCAAGCGGAAGAAAAATCGCGAATTAGAGGTAAATGATGAAGAACCGTTAAAGATTGAGAAGGATAAAGGAAGGATTGATGAAGTTAACGCCGTGAAAAGGtcggaaaagaaggaaaaacatAAGAAAAATCGCGAATTTGAGCCTAGCACTGAAGGCTTGTTGAAGATTGGCCAAGAAGCAGATAGGCTTGACAAAGTTAAGGTACAGAGAAGTTCGGACAAGAACAGAAAAGATAAGAGAGCTGGCCAATCGGAGTTAAGGAATGAGGAGAGAGAACAAATTGAGCACAGCCCTGATGGGGTTGGggaggaaaggaaaaagaagaaacatgACAAGATTGTGAGAGGTGAAGATACAGAGGAAAGAGATGAGGGTAGGAATAAGGCTAAGCAAGAGATTGTGGAAGTTGAAAGGAACATTATTGATGGAGTTGAAGGTGAAAGTGTGAAGAGGAAggataagaagaagaaaaagaaggatgAGGGTGAGGAGGATGGAGAAAATGTTggcaaaaaaggaaagaaaaatagcCAATCGGAGGTGAGGAGTGAGCAGAGAGAACAGATTGAGCGAAGCCCTGACAGTGGGGTTGGggaggaaaggaaaaagaagaaacaggAGAAGATTGGGAGAGGTGAAGATAGAGAGGAAATAGATAAGGTTAAGAATAATACTAAGCAAGAGATTGTGGAAATTGAAAGAGACATGGATGGAGTTGAAGGTGTCACGGAGTAA